TTTCATAATaccagaataatggaatctgtgatattaattcatgcaaaataaacgggctttggtgggggcccaacatatgtgatttccttatgattgattgattgtttgtttgatttaattgccatacatgatcgattttattttgctctatgacatgctcgaaattattccttaattgtgcgctaacctcacttcttgatagtgCATTGTGGCTCGCCACCCAGGTACGTATCTATTCCCATTCTGATATTtctatatgcatgttttgattttcatatgtgcatgatagttctgGGTATTCACTGTTTTACTCGtccattgccatgattgcttcattttattagtagagacccgactttagggacttagaagggtgctacggtttttaccgtaccttcccgataagtaacctgacccccgaacccgatccggtttttcgcagaccgcattttccaaaataaggagtcacacttagggtttttctttcttattttgtttacccttttaaaaaaaaaaaaaaaaaaagtggcgactccaagtcatttttttaatgaataaaatcaaatttttcaaattaaaatcgagctcgccttcgagtgggaaacgcatgagccgaaatgcggggtccacaatatgttattctttttcataaaataattatagtaTATGTATTTTTACTCGTTTTTATCGTTTGTTGGAATTGTTTCAACATTTCTATGAGTTTTTATCAttcaatattaattttcatcctattaattttataatacatatatttataataattatattatcatATAATTGCTacctattttcttatttttaattatatttttaactaagAATATTGTTACTTTacttaaaaatcattctttGAAGGAGAGATTtccttaaaattaaaattttatttatcctcaatattttaaattgattgaaaataattgtgatctaattaaaaattattacttaaaaacaatattaaaaagtaaCGTGGaagtaaaaagaaacaaaaaataataaataaaatttaaaaattaaaatatttattatttataatagaaagaaaaaagaatataaaattaaattaatttatattcttattaaattaattgagaGATAAAATCTGAGATAAAGactaaatattttataatcaatAACATGAGatgataaacataatttatatttttataaatattataattataaataatgtatcaaaaataattacaattattttgatgaattaaatttagtaaataaaatcaattaattttgcAATACATAtatttccaataattttattcttaaaacatattattagttaaaatattatttaaaaaaagaaaaagaaaaacaggtagcatgaaaacattttttttctttaaaattatttttttgaaatgtctattcaaaagaagatttttccccatggattttttttaaggaatcatctctttaagaaacaattttagcctataatttttaaaaaataaaataaatagactTGCTtggaattttttgtttaaaaaaaataattaaatagcctctaattttattttaaagaatttttaaaaattgtctttatatgatttttgccttattttaaaaaaagaatttttagaaaccgtatattcaagaaatgttttaaaaaataaaaataaaaattatcttcaaGAGATATTTTTGCTTCAAATCCAATCTCCTTTTTCTAATAGGCAAAAACTACACAAACTTATCAAAAACCCAACTCAACTACAAGTGCAAAGTGTAGGCATGTCTGTGAAGCTATAAGCCTATAGCTAAGATGTAACAtccaaatttctaattatatatgGCTAATAACCAATAAAAAACTTACAGTGAAAAAAACCACATGTGATGATGTTTCCAGTGTACTAGAAAATGCTAGTTTCTATCCTTCAACTACATCAAACTTTCAATAGATCCTTTCTAAGAGCAGCATTTGTGGGGTGTTAAGACTAACCCACAAGAAATAGAActcacaaaagaaaacaaatgttTTCCACTTGATATCTCCTAATTTGTCAGTTCCTCCCCTAAGGTGGGGACATGATATTACATTATGTATCTTTACCATAACGTTCATATTCACAATCACATCTTAGTTAGAGTGGCACAAAGAGGATTAATTTCCTATAAAATGAACATTTATTGCAGACAGTCGTTCAAATCTCCCAGGAAAATTGAATAGATACAATATACTTTTGACAAAGTTTGGAGAGTGGAGGAGAAGAAATAAAAGCTCTTATTTATATTTCTGAAAATTACAATATATATACACAACTTTGTAGCTTTGCTAACTATGGaaataaaatgaaggaaaagaaaaggaatataCAATAGAAAGGTATGAAAAATaggaaatcaaataagagaattaATGGTTAATAGGATAATCTACTAGTAGGGAATTATGACAAGTTTATATTCTCAACAAAATCCGATGGGAGAGAATTACGACAAACCTATATTCTCAACATTCCTTCCTTAAGATGACATTTGAAGATTCTGAACACTCATCTTAACGAGGAAATCATGGAACAAGTctattgaaaaagtttttgtAAAACTATCAActaattgttgttgttgttgttggatcTTTCCATGAACCAAATGACAATCTATCTCGATTTGTTTGGTACATTAATGAAAGATTGGTTTGGCCGCAATATGTAAGGCGACTTTGTTGTCACACTAAAGATGATGAATTCTAAGATCTGTTGATAAGTATAATAGCCAACTAACTTCGCAATACGTTGTGGCAATTGCTCTATACTTTGCTCTagtaaaagagagaaaaacaattgattgcttatttgatttttatgaaataagaGAGCTTCCAGGCAAAACATAATACCTTGTGGTCTAACAACGAGAATCGAGATAACTTACCCAATCTGACTCACAATAGGCATGAAGTTGCAATACATACCTAGAAGTCTTATTTGAGATTGAGATAAAGAGGAAGGGAATACCACAAATACAAGGAGGTCAGGGTCCGCTCCCTCACCACCATGTGCACGTTAGAGCAGCGCGGCAACCTTTTCCTCCTAATCCTAACCGGCGACAATGAGCACCGACTAGGCCCTACTCTCGTCGACTCCATCAGATCCGCTCTTGCTCAGGTTAAATCCCAAGCCACTCCTGGCTCTGCTCTCATCACCACCGCCCACGGCAAGTTCTTCTCCAACGGCTTGGACCTCCCCTGGGCCCAAGCCGCCGGATCCTCGGGCTTCCGAGACCGTCTCAACCACTTGGTCAACAACTTCAAGCCGATCATCGCTGATTTGCTCTCACTCCCGATGCCCACAATAGCCGCCGTTTCCGGTCACGCCGCCGCCGCCGGATTTATGCTCGCTATCAGCCACGACTACGTTCTCATGAAGAACGACAGAAGCGTGCTGTACATGAGCGAGCTGGACATTGGCCTGACCTTCGCCGACTACTTCATGGCAATGCTGAAGTCCAGGATCAGCGATCCGGCTGCAAGACGCGATGTGATGCTGAGAGCAAAAAAGGTGAAAGCGGAGGAGGCGGTGAGGATGGGGATTGTGGATTCGGCGCACGACAGCGCGGAGAGCACGGTGGAGGCTGCGGTGCGCCTGGCGGAGCAGTTGAGCGGTCGTAAATGGAACGGCGAGGTGTATGCTGAGATCAGGAAAGCGATGCATCCCGAAGTATGCGGACTGCTGGGATTGTCTCATAGGGCCGTTGTGGCGCCACGGCTTTGAGAAATCAAAGTCATTTCCTTGCTTTGTTATTAAACcataaatattatcaaaaactgTCTTAAATTGTTCAGCACCGCCTCGGTTTGATGATCATTCGCTGCGAAGGTCGTGAACATCTGTGGCATCTGTCTGATCTTATATCCGTATAAATTAAGTGTACTCCTGTACTGCTGCACCCCCAATTCTGCCATTGTTGAGTCCCAATAGATGGTTTGCTTAATTCCAATTGAAGAAGAAATAATcgtcaaatttatatatttaaattctccTAAAAAATAACCTATtcctatttttcatataaatctatgattttgattatttacttttagattaataagaaaatttatttataagaaaacctgagaacaattattattattgttaaaagGTTATATTCCCAATGACAGGTTTGCGTGATAATAGATCAGTGGCTTCTCTATTCTCATCGCTTCTTCAAGGATGAAACCAAGAAGAGCAACAACATTGAGAAATGTTCAAATAGAAATGGAATCGGCTCCATTGTAATAATGACAACTTCAACATTCATTAAGTGCCAAAGCCTTCAACCTACATTCCAAGCCCTCTCATCTTCTCAAGTTGTTTTGATTGGGCTTTCAACTTTAGttatattttagggttttgttcAATTGAATtgtgtaaaaatatttgatttttttggaaattttggatcTTCTTTCCTTCCTAAATTGAGTTTTGGTTTGATAATCAACTTCATCTAGTATTGCTCCAAGTGTGAATCTGtctcaaactcattttt
This region of Vitis vinifera cultivar Pinot Noir 40024 chromosome 5, ASM3070453v1 genomic DNA includes:
- the LOC100266490 gene encoding enoyl-CoA delta isomerase 2, peroxisomal is translated as MCTLEQRGNLFLLILTGDNEHRLGPTLVDSIRSALAQVKSQATPGSALITTAHGKFFSNGLDLPWAQAAGSSGFRDRLNHLVNNFKPIIADLLSLPMPTIAAVSGHAAAAGFMLAISHDYVLMKNDRSVLYMSELDIGLTFADYFMAMLKSRISDPAARRDVMLRAKKVKAEEAVRMGIVDSAHDSAESTVEAAVRLAEQLSGRKWNGEVYAEIRKAMHPEVCGLLGLSHRAVVAPRL